From Pyrenophora tritici-repentis strain M4 chromosome 1, whole genome shotgun sequence, the proteins below share one genomic window:
- a CDS encoding Dimer-Tnp-hAT domain containing protein, giving the protein MPAKRTRVNALEIATTSKRPRVAARHRGTASQPVLVDTRPFSPSPPPPPLSPRQALVAAPQAPNFEATLRESRAEETIIPPPEGSEHATVAASGAASEAVDEGFVWVEDKYDGFNWSRYPKHCKPPTSLSNRASWVYSHSYRIALRSNVAKVTWICHYCYKHKFTTVGRGIHDVSQSPSAPARHLGEDKKGHGLKPPSKRTTVAPRKETLLERALQKGCSQAVANELTNFNIQEFRLAAVTWLVENNLPLSQFESSSFRNMIQLASVEAERALWASHNSVSRYVIRLYNYLLPKVVASLSESMSKVHISFDGWTTKGGKRGYLGIVAHYVDSSGELRDLPIALPQLTGAHTGEAMAEVVMAIFKQFEITVGKLGYFVLDNAHNNNTTINTLALQMGFSATERRLRCGPHTLNLIGQMLLWGEEKESYDNEETERVNEAENMATWRGDGPLGVLLAVINYIKTPQQYALFEKYQKLAIRDQPVNAPTEQHKIKEPVKPVVTRWNSYVSCFERAVELQLAVNGYANYHIQKIETEDAYARSRNNKLPAAPDWMRSDGINAHDWQVIAEYIDVLRPLKQATKRLEGRGKSGAFGAIAEVIPVFEYLLGVYEDRLQSYEDVIHDEHTESPEDHLAINLRAALVKAREYYNKLDLSPAYYAATILHPRYKSYLDAAWADKPDWLESSNRKFQHLWAEYKSLPKPRLRPKVRHNDIDDAINSFIEPAGLTENEEDEYEAWKRSEPIASEGVDPIKYWVGLRDRYPSLSKFAIDMLSIPGSSCECERLFSELGDLLEPRRRSISPQLLAAIQCDRRWIRAGFGSGEVPVKEAISDEEMDAKYGVHKWDIS; this is encoded by the coding sequence gtcaagctctcgtcgccgcgccacaagcaccaaattttgaagcgaccctccgagagtcgcgcgccgaagagacaatcatcccaccacctgagggcagcgagcatgccactgttgcagcttcaggagcagctagcgaggctgtcgacgagggtttcgtatgggtagaggacaaatacgacggctttaattggagtcgctacccaaagcactgcaagccgcccacatcactttcgaaccgagcaagctgggtatacagccatagctatcgcatcgccttgcgcagcaacgtcgcaaaagtcacgtggatctgccactattgctataagcacaagttcactactgttggccgtggcatacatgacgtctcgcagtctccatcagcgccagcacgtcatctcggagaagacaagaaaggtcatggcttgaagcctccaagtaagcgcactaccgtcgctcctcggaaagaaactctcctcgaacgcgcccttcagaagggctgctctcaggctgttgccaacgagcttaccaacttcaatatacaagagtttaggcttgcggccgtcacctggctcgtcgaaaacaacctcccactctcacaattcgaatcatcgtcttttcgcaatatgatacaattagctagcgtagaggcagaacgagccctgtgggcatctcataacagcgtctcacgatacgttatacgcctgtacaactacctgttaccaaaggttgtcgcaagcctttcagaatcaatgagcaaagtccatataagctttgacggatggacgacaaaaggtggcaagcgcggttacttaggtatcgtcgcccactacgttgatagctctggcgagctcagggacttgcctattgcgctcccacaactgacaggtgcccacaccggcgaggccatggctgaggtcgtgatggcaatattcaagcagttcgaaatcactgtgggcaagctcggttacttcgtcctcgacaacgcacataacaacaacaccacgatcaacactctcgccttgcagatgggcttcagcgctaccgagcgtcgccttcgctgcggtcctcatacgcttaatctcattggccagatgctactctggggtgaggagaaagagtcctacgacaacgaggagactgagcgcgtgaacgaagctgagaacatggctacttggcgaggcgatggaccattaggagtgcttctcgcggttatcaactacatcaaaacaccacaacagtacgctctttttgagaagtatcagaagctcgctattagggaccagcctgtcaacgcgccaacagaacagcacaaaatcaaggagcccgtcaagccagttgttactcgctggaactcttacgtttcgtgttttgagcgcgctgttgagttgcaattagcggttaatgggtacgccaactaccatattcagaagattgaaactgaagacgcgtacgcccgaagtcgtaacaacaagctgcctgcagcgccggattggatgaggtctgatgggatcaatgcccatgactggcaggtgattgctgagtatattgatgtgctcaggccactgaaacaagctacaaaacggcttgaaggccgcggcaaaagcggtgcttttggagcaatcgctgaggttattccagtatttgaatacttacttggagtctatgaggaccgcttgcaaagctatgaagacgtcattcacgatgagcatacagagtcacccgaagaccaccttgctatcaacctccgcgctgccctagttaaagcccgcgagtactacaacaagctcgacctctcgccagcttactatgctgctacaatccttcatcctcgctacaaaagctaccttgacgcagcgtgggcggataagcctgattggctagagagcagcaaccgcaagtttcaacatttgtgggcggagtacaaaagcttaccgaagccgcgcttacgccccaaagtcaggcacaatgatatagacgacgctatcaacagctttattgagcctgcagggcttacggagaacgaggaggatgaatatgaggcttggaaacgcagcgaaccgatcgctagcgagggcgtcgaccctataaaatactgggtaggactccgcgatcgctaccccagccttagcaaatttgctatcgacatgctatcaatcccaggctcaagctgtgagtgtgagcgcttattcagcgagctgggtgacctcctcgagccccgtcggcgcagcatttctccgcaacttctagcagcaatacagtgcgatcgacgatggataagagctggatttggcagtggtgaggtgcctgtaaaggaggctatcagcgatgaggagatggacgcgaaatacggtgtacataagtgggatattagctga